A stretch of the Sphingomonas sp. CL5.1 genome encodes the following:
- a CDS encoding cytidine deaminase, which translates to MTDTAALIAAARAAALKAHAPYSRFAVGAALLLSDGSVMTGANVENASYGLSLCAETVAVASASAAGRLADIVAVAVIGGLMDTHGVPTGAHVVSPCGRCRQVLNEAAQMGGRDLIVHCGAAEGDAVVTYRLSELLPDAFGPADLGIVQRS; encoded by the coding sequence ATGACAGACACCGCCGCGCTGATCGCAGCCGCCCGCGCCGCCGCGCTCAAGGCCCATGCGCCTTACTCGCGCTTCGCGGTCGGCGCGGCGCTGCTGCTCAGCGACGGATCGGTGATGACGGGCGCGAATGTCGAGAACGCCAGCTACGGCCTGTCGCTCTGCGCCGAGACCGTCGCGGTGGCGAGCGCCAGCGCGGCGGGGCGGCTGGCCGATATCGTCGCGGTGGCGGTGATCGGCGGGCTGATGGACACGCACGGCGTCCCGACCGGCGCGCATGTCGTGAGCCCGTGCGGCCGCTGCCGGCAGGTGCTCAACGAGGCGGCGCAGATGGGCGGGCGCGACCTGATCGTCCATTGCGGCGCGGCCGAGGGCGATGCGGTCGTCACCTATCGCCTGTCCGAGCTGCTGCCCGATGCCTTCGGCCCCGCGGACCTCGGCATCGTGCAACGCTCCTGA
- a CDS encoding GH25 family lysozyme encodes MWGLGRFVLIVAALALAGVAAWQYATRWHPSVERYPVQGVDVDASDGAIEWNNVAAAGADFAYVVATRGANQRDPAFEANWRGVDAAGMRRGAVHVYSFCQPAREQANAFNTFVPSDADALPVAIDISYDPGCATRPERAALLDDLRLLASTIEAHMGKPVLLRVARAVESDYEVSAALPRNLWATGNFIAPSYAARPWRLWRANDMRRVDGIDGPANWDVAAP; translated from the coding sequence ATGTGGGGGCTGGGGCGTTTCGTACTGATCGTCGCGGCGCTCGCGCTGGCGGGCGTGGCGGCGTGGCAATATGCGACGCGCTGGCACCCTTCGGTGGAACGCTATCCGGTGCAGGGCGTCGATGTCGACGCGAGCGACGGGGCGATCGAATGGAACAACGTCGCCGCCGCCGGCGCCGACTTCGCCTATGTCGTCGCGACACGCGGGGCGAACCAGCGCGATCCGGCGTTCGAGGCGAACTGGCGCGGGGTGGACGCGGCCGGGATGCGGCGCGGCGCGGTCCACGTCTATTCCTTCTGCCAGCCGGCGCGCGAGCAGGCCAACGCTTTCAACACCTTCGTCCCCTCGGACGCCGACGCGCTGCCGGTGGCGATCGACATCAGCTACGATCCGGGTTGCGCCACCCGTCCCGAGCGCGCCGCATTGCTCGACGACCTCCGGCTGCTCGCCAGCACGATCGAGGCGCATATGGGCAAGCCCGTGCTGCTGCGCGTCGCGCGCGCGGTGGAAAGCGACTATGAAGTCAGCGCCGCGCTGCCCCGCAACCTGTGGGCGACCGGCAATTTCATCGCGCCATCCTATGCCGCGCGCCCGTGGCGGCTATGGCGCGCCAACGACATGCGCCGGGTCGACGGGATCGACGGCCCCGCCAATTGGGACGTCGCCGCGCCATGA
- a CDS encoding UPF0262 family protein, with product MADPRIIDVELDERTILWRSADIEQERRIAIFDLIEGNHFAPQKVHPDGYAGPYRLALSVEEGRLAMAIRREDGAPLETHILAMGRFRRPIRDYFAICDSYFQAIRQSTPQQIETVDMARRAIHNEAAELLKERLEGKIEIDFDTARRLFTLICVLHIKG from the coding sequence ATGGCCGATCCCCGGATCATCGATGTCGAGCTGGACGAGCGCACGATCCTGTGGCGCTCGGCCGATATCGAGCAGGAGCGGCGGATCGCGATCTTCGACCTGATCGAGGGCAATCACTTCGCGCCGCAGAAGGTCCATCCCGACGGCTATGCCGGCCCCTATCGCCTCGCCTTGTCGGTGGAGGAGGGGCGGCTGGCGATGGCGATCCGGCGCGAGGACGGCGCGCCGCTGGAGACGCATATCCTCGCGATGGGCCGCTTCCGCCGCCCGATCCGCGACTATTTCGCGATCTGCGACAGCTATTTCCAGGCGATCCGCCAATCGACCCCGCAGCAGATCGAGACGGTCGACATGGCGCGCCGCGCGATCCACAACGAGGCGGCGGAGCTGCTCAAGGAGCGGCTGGAGGGCAAGATCGAGATCGATTTCGACACCGCGCGCCGCCTGTTCACGCTGATCTGCGTGCTGCACATCAAGGGCTGA
- a CDS encoding replicative DNA helicase, which produces MATLAFPNPAATPAEPIHLPRNVEAEAALLGAMMIDNRLADDIVDRIEPQHFYEPLHGRIFAAIKTLRGSDMLATPVTLRPMFEADEGMKELGGPAYLASLTGSGAGLIGARQFAQQIYDLAMLRALVTVGRTLVDRALDTSEEVNPRAQIEAAEEELFKVAADGGAESSVKTFVQATTMAVKMAERALNSGGNLSGVTTGLDSVNGKIGGMHHSDLMILAGRPGMGKTSLATNIAFNAARRWMRDMEDGIPPSQSVGAKVAFFSLEMSADQLATRILAEQSGISSEALRMGKISRAEFEKLATAAAELENLPLFIDDTGGLSIGALHTRVRRLQRRHNNEIGLVVVDYLQLLTGSGKSSDGNRVQEISEISRGLKTLAKDMNVPVLALSQLSRAVEQREDKRPQLSDLRESGSIEQDADMVWFVFREDYYVAQKEPKRPMEGDDSKVFEDHAQWATNMERVFGLAELIVAKQRHGATGKVVLKFDPTITRFSDYAGY; this is translated from the coding sequence ATGGCCACTCTCGCGTTCCCGAACCCGGCGGCGACCCCCGCCGAGCCGATCCACCTGCCGCGCAACGTGGAGGCGGAGGCCGCGCTGCTCGGCGCGATGATGATCGACAACCGGCTGGCGGACGATATCGTCGACCGGATCGAGCCGCAGCATTTCTACGAGCCGCTGCACGGCCGCATCTTCGCCGCGATCAAGACGCTGCGGGGGAGCGACATGCTGGCCACCCCCGTCACGCTGCGCCCGATGTTCGAGGCGGACGAGGGGATGAAGGAGCTGGGCGGCCCGGCCTATCTCGCCAGCCTCACCGGATCGGGCGCGGGGCTGATCGGCGCGCGGCAGTTCGCGCAGCAGATCTACGACCTCGCGATGCTCCGCGCGCTGGTGACGGTGGGGCGGACGCTGGTCGATCGCGCGCTCGACACTTCCGAGGAGGTCAATCCGCGCGCGCAGATCGAGGCGGCGGAGGAGGAGCTGTTCAAGGTCGCGGCGGACGGCGGGGCGGAAAGCAGCGTCAAGACCTTCGTCCAGGCGACGACGATGGCCGTGAAGATGGCGGAGCGCGCGCTCAATTCGGGCGGCAACCTCTCCGGCGTCACCACCGGCCTCGATTCGGTCAACGGCAAGATCGGCGGCATGCATCATTCGGACCTGATGATCCTCGCCGGCCGCCCCGGCATGGGCAAGACCTCGCTCGCCACCAACATCGCCTTCAACGCGGCGCGGCGCTGGATGCGCGACATGGAGGATGGCATCCCGCCCTCGCAATCGGTGGGGGCGAAGGTCGCTTTCTTCAGCCTTGAAATGTCGGCCGACCAGCTCGCGACGCGCATCCTCGCCGAGCAATCGGGCATCAGCTCCGAGGCGCTACGCATGGGCAAGATCAGCCGCGCGGAGTTCGAGAAGCTGGCGACGGCGGCGGCGGAGCTGGAGAACCTGCCGCTGTTCATCGACGATACCGGCGGCCTGTCGATCGGCGCATTGCATACCCGCGTCCGCCGGCTCCAGCGGCGCCATAACAACGAGATCGGGCTGGTGGTGGTCGATTACCTCCAGCTCCTCACCGGCAGCGGCAAGTCGAGCGACGGCAATCGCGTGCAGGAAATCTCCGAAATCTCGCGCGGATTGAAGACGCTGGCGAAGGACATGAACGTGCCGGTGCTGGCCCTCTCCCAGCTCAGCCGCGCGGTGGAGCAGCGCGAGGACAAGCGCCCGCAGCTATCGGACCTGCGCGAATCCGGCTCGATCGAGCAGGACGCCGACATGGTGTGGTTCGTGTTCCGCGAGGATTATTACGTCGCGCAGAAGGAGCCGAAGCGCCCGATGGAGGGCGACGACAGCAAGGTGTTCGAGGACCATGCGCAATGGGCGACGAACATGGAGCGGGTGTTCGGCCTCGCCGAATTGATCGTCGCCAAGCAGCGCCACGGCGCGACGGGCAAGGTGGTGCTGAAATTCGATCCGACGATCACGCGCTTCAGCGACTACGCCGGCTATTGA
- a CDS encoding cupin domain-containing protein, which yields MPRIDLATVPGRTGSGYPAPFDRAAGARVYRRLEGPGGITDFNVTHVELPEGAWSSQRHWHEAEDEFLVMLDGAATLVDNDGETPLGAGDCVAFPKGDGNGHHLIGGPGGCVFVVWGVPEASACHYPDIDLALDGATGQYRHKDGTSY from the coding sequence ATGCCGCGGATCGACCTTGCGACGGTTCCGGGGCGGACCGGCAGCGGCTATCCCGCGCCGTTCGACCGCGCGGCCGGCGCGCGCGTCTATCGCCGGCTGGAGGGGCCGGGCGGGATCACCGATTTCAACGTCACCCATGTCGAGCTGCCCGAAGGCGCGTGGTCCAGCCAGCGCCATTGGCATGAGGCGGAGGACGAGTTCCTCGTCATGCTGGACGGGGCGGCGACGCTGGTCGACAATGACGGAGAGACCCCGCTCGGGGCGGGCGATTGCGTCGCCTTTCCCAAGGGCGACGGCAACGGGCATCACCTGATCGGCGGGCCGGGCGGCTGCGTGTTCGTCGTGTGGGGCGTGCCGGAGGCGTCGGCGTGCCATTATCCCGATATCGACCTCGCGCTCGACGGGGCGACCGGGCAATACAGGCACAAGGACGGGACGTCCTACTGA
- a CDS encoding phosphoadenylyl-sulfate reductase, with protein MAEAAARALDTIDVTPFTAADAAVYEARFAGVPTQDMLAELLGGELKGRIAAVSSFGAESAVLLHMIARVDRDVPVIFTNTQKMFGETLEYRDALSEQLGLTDLRVYRPDPRILAAKDANGLRWSYDPDGCCEIRKVEPLRRALLPFDAWISGRKGFQSKTRIGIPRFEIDEGRLKLNPLADWDKARLDAYFEMHELPRHPLEADGYPSIGCKPCTSKVLPGEDPRAGRWRGWDKVECGIHLPTRPGEEPVF; from the coding sequence ATGGCTGAGGCGGCGGCGCGCGCGCTCGACACGATCGACGTGACGCCCTTCACCGCCGCCGACGCGGCGGTCTATGAGGCGCGCTTCGCCGGCGTCCCGACGCAGGACATGCTGGCGGAGCTGCTCGGCGGCGAGTTGAAGGGGCGGATCGCTGCGGTATCGTCGTTCGGCGCCGAATCCGCCGTGCTGCTGCACATGATCGCGCGGGTCGATCGCGACGTTCCCGTCATCTTCACCAACACGCAGAAGATGTTCGGCGAGACGCTGGAATATCGCGACGCGCTGTCCGAGCAGCTCGGCCTCACCGATCTGCGCGTCTATCGCCCCGATCCGCGCATCCTCGCGGCGAAGGACGCCAACGGCCTGCGCTGGTCCTATGACCCGGACGGCTGCTGCGAGATCCGCAAGGTGGAGCCGCTGCGCCGCGCGCTGCTGCCGTTCGACGCGTGGATTTCCGGGCGCAAGGGCTTCCAGTCGAAGACGCGCATCGGCATCCCGCGCTTCGAGATCGACGAGGGGCGGCTGAAGCTCAACCCGCTGGCGGATTGGGACAAGGCACGGCTCGACGCTTACTTCGAGATGCACGAACTCCCCCGGCACCCGCTGGAAGCGGACGGCTATCCCTCGATCGGCTGCAAGCCCTGCACGTCGAAGGTGCTACCGGGCGAGGACCCGCGCGCCGGCCGCTGGCGCGGCTGGGACAAGGTGGAATGCGGCATCCATCTGCCGACCAGGCCCGGCGAGGAGCCGGTGTTCTAG
- a CDS encoding DUF934 domain-containing protein yields the protein MGDDYLRFRDDEPTEEPAVTLDAFLDQTNSSAVLLEAGEDARLLLPHLDHIRLIEVDFPRFRDGRGYSSARILREAGYTGELRATGDVLVDQMDHMRRCGFDSFAPDAPIDREVLRAALERYDYRYQTAADDAVPVWKLRHG from the coding sequence ATGGGTGACGATTATCTCCGCTTCCGCGACGACGAGCCGACCGAGGAGCCGGCGGTGACGCTCGACGCCTTCCTCGACCAGACCAATTCCTCCGCCGTGCTGCTGGAGGCGGGCGAGGACGCGCGGCTGCTGCTGCCGCATCTCGACCATATCAGGCTGATCGAGGTGGATTTCCCGCGCTTCCGCGATGGGCGCGGCTATTCCTCCGCCCGCATCCTGCGCGAGGCGGGATACACGGGCGAGCTGCGCGCCACCGGCGACGTGCTGGTCGACCAGATGGATCATATGCGCCGCTGCGGCTTCGACAGCTTCGCACCCGACGCGCCGATCGACCGGGAGGTGCTGCGCGCCGCGCTGGAACGCTACGACTATCGCTACCAGACCGCCGCCGACGACGCCGTGCCGGTGTGGAAGCTGCGCCATGGCTGA
- a CDS encoding nitrite/sulfite reductase — MYRYDKYDQAIVDARVEEFRDQARRRLAGQMTDDQFKPLRLKNGLYLQLHAYMLRVAIPYGTLNSRQMRMLAHIARKYDRGYGHFTTRQNIQYNWIKLEQAADILAELATVEMHAIQTSGESIRNISADQYAGAVADEICDPRPWAELLRQATSFHPEFSYLPRKFKICVIAAPADRAALRWHDCALRIVRNEAGEEGFEVYAGGGMGRTPFIAYKIRDFCPASQIFSYLQAILRVWNLNARRDNIHKQRMKILVHQLGEEEFRRQVEEAFEHFLTLATDFPQAEYDRIAACFTPPPFETGLPDAIDRSDPAFALWVDRQTVAHKAPGYAIANISLKPIGGIGGDISAGQMDVVADLAERYSFDELRASHAQNLVLPHVRKIDLHAVWQALVAAGLAEANLDLITDVIACPGLDYCSLANARSIPVAQKIQQRFADIDRQRDLGELKIKISGCINACGHHHAGHIGILGVDRKGTENYQLLLGGSGAEDTTQAKITGPGFDEEGVVDAVERVTDKYLEMREDGERFLDTYRRVGFEPFKEAIYG, encoded by the coding sequence ATGTACCGCTACGACAAATACGATCAGGCGATCGTCGACGCGCGCGTCGAGGAATTCCGCGATCAGGCCCGCCGCCGCCTCGCCGGCCAGATGACCGACGACCAGTTCAAGCCGCTCCGGCTCAAGAACGGCCTGTATCTCCAGCTCCACGCCTATATGCTGCGCGTCGCCATCCCCTATGGCACGCTGAACAGCCGGCAGATGCGGATGCTGGCGCATATCGCGCGCAAATACGATCGCGGCTACGGCCATTTCACCACGCGCCAGAACATCCAGTACAACTGGATCAAGCTGGAGCAGGCCGCCGACATCCTCGCCGAGCTGGCGACGGTGGAGATGCACGCGATCCAGACCAGCGGCGAGAGCATCCGCAACATCTCCGCCGACCAATATGCGGGCGCCGTCGCCGACGAGATCTGCGATCCGCGCCCCTGGGCCGAGCTGCTGCGGCAGGCGACCAGCTTCCACCCCGAGTTCAGCTACCTGCCGCGCAAGTTCAAGATCTGCGTCATCGCCGCGCCGGCCGACCGCGCCGCGCTGCGCTGGCACGATTGCGCGCTGCGCATCGTGCGCAACGAAGCGGGCGAGGAGGGTTTCGAGGTCTATGCCGGCGGCGGCATGGGCCGCACGCCGTTCATCGCCTACAAGATTCGCGACTTCTGCCCGGCGTCGCAGATCTTCTCCTATCTCCAGGCGATCCTGCGCGTGTGGAACCTGAACGCGCGCCGCGACAACATCCACAAGCAGCGCATGAAGATCCTCGTCCACCAGCTCGGCGAGGAGGAGTTCCGCCGTCAGGTGGAGGAGGCGTTCGAGCATTTCCTGACGCTCGCGACCGATTTCCCGCAGGCGGAATATGACCGCATCGCGGCCTGTTTCACGCCGCCGCCGTTCGAAACCGGCCTGCCGGACGCGATCGACCGTTCCGACCCCGCCTTCGCCTTGTGGGTCGATCGCCAGACCGTCGCGCACAAGGCGCCCGGCTATGCGATCGCCAATATCAGCCTCAAGCCGATCGGCGGCATCGGCGGGGACATCAGCGCCGGGCAGATGGACGTGGTGGCCGATCTCGCCGAACGCTACAGCTTCGACGAGTTGCGCGCGAGCCATGCGCAGAATCTGGTGCTGCCCCACGTCCGCAAGATCGATCTCCATGCCGTCTGGCAGGCGCTCGTCGCGGCGGGGCTGGCCGAGGCGAACCTCGATCTCATCACCGACGTCATCGCCTGCCCCGGCCTCGATTATTGCAGCCTCGCCAATGCGCGCTCGATCCCGGTCGCGCAGAAGATCCAGCAGCGCTTCGCCGATATCGACCGCCAGCGCGATCTCGGCGAGCTGAAGATCAAGATCTCCGGCTGCATCAACGCCTGCGGCCACCACCACGCTGGCCACATCGGCATCCTCGGCGTCGATCGGAAGGGCACCGAGAATTACCAGCTCCTGCTCGGCGGATCGGGCGCGGAGGACACGACGCAGGCCAAGATCACCGGCCCCGGCTTCGACGAGGAGGGCGTGGTCGATGCGGTCGAGCGCGTGACGGACAAATATCTCGAGATGCGGGAGGACGGGGAACGCTTCCTCGACACCTATCGCCGCGTCGGGTTCGAGCCGTTCAAGGAGGCGATCTATGGGTGA
- a CDS encoding DUF2849 domain-containing protein — MKLLTGNDLPTGDVIWWTGDGWSRHVEDAVDVGDRGEAILHAEDGACRVNGGTIIDATMTPEGPRPAHIKDRIRALGPTVRPDLTLKPADPNAGSWVI, encoded by the coding sequence GTGAAACTGCTTACCGGAAACGATCTTCCCACCGGCGACGTGATCTGGTGGACCGGCGACGGCTGGTCGCGCCATGTCGAGGATGCGGTGGACGTCGGCGATCGTGGCGAGGCGATCCTGCATGCCGAGGACGGCGCGTGCCGGGTCAACGGCGGCACGATCATCGACGCGACGATGACGCCCGAAGGCCCCCGCCCCGCGCATATCAAGGACCGTATCCGCGCGCTCGGCCCCACCGTGCGCCCCGACCTGACGTTGAAGCCGGCCGATCCCAACGCCGGAAGCTGGGTGATCTGA
- the cobA gene encoding uroporphyrinogen-III C-methyltransferase, with translation MATLLDPDARGRVILVGAGPGDPGLLTLRAAEALRQADVVVHDGLIDPRVLDLAPPEAQRISVAKRRARHTLPQEAINALIVAHVKAGSVVVRLKGGDPFIFGRGGEEVEAVRAAGLPVEVIPGVSAALGCAAEAMLPLTHRDHASAVSFVAGQCKGLSEQDWSGLAGQGRTLVIYMGVATAEQIADKLMADGVAPDMPVAVLEKGTLAGSRALRTLLADLGPMMARENVGSPAIIVVGEVVELSDAEDKLARWARVAENIA, from the coding sequence ATGGCGACCCTTCTCGATCCGGACGCGCGCGGCCGCGTCATCCTTGTCGGCGCCGGCCCCGGCGATCCCGGCCTGCTCACGCTGCGCGCGGCGGAGGCGCTGCGACAGGCCGACGTGGTGGTCCACGACGGGCTGATCGACCCGCGCGTGCTCGATCTCGCGCCGCCGGAGGCGCAGCGCATCTCGGTCGCCAAGCGCCGTGCGCGACACACATTGCCGCAGGAGGCGATCAACGCGCTGATCGTCGCGCATGTGAAGGCGGGCAGCGTGGTGGTGCGCCTGAAGGGCGGCGATCCCTTCATCTTCGGCCGCGGCGGCGAGGAGGTCGAGGCGGTGCGCGCCGCCGGCCTTCCCGTCGAGGTGATCCCCGGCGTCTCGGCCGCGCTCGGCTGCGCCGCGGAGGCGATGCTGCCGCTCACCCATCGCGATCATGCCAGCGCGGTCAGCTTCGTCGCCGGCCAGTGCAAGGGGCTGAGCGAGCAGGACTGGTCCGGCCTCGCCGGGCAGGGCCGCACGCTCGTGATCTACATGGGCGTCGCCACCGCCGAGCAGATCGCGGACAAATTGATGGCCGACGGCGTCGCGCCGGACATGCCGGTCGCGGTGCTGGAGAAAGGCACGCTCGCCGGCAGCCGCGCGCTCAGGACGTTGCTCGCCGATCTCGGCCCGATGATGGCGCGCGAGAATGTCGGCAGCCCGGCGATCATCGTCGTCGGCGAGGTGGTCGAGCTGAGCGACGCCGAGGACAAGCTCGCGCGCTGGGCCAGGGTTGCGGAGAATATCGCGTGA
- a CDS encoding DUF885 family protein, translating to MRITPLRNLLAAALLAGAAFAVPAAAIAQAVPPPAPQPGDGPEDAALKQLFHDSDEASLRRNPIQGIFRGDLRYAAHLGNYLTDAYYAAEQKASEDDLAGLKRIDRAKLTHVDQIAYDVFENQTEIALRGFAPDILTPQKLRPLDHFFGFQTFYPDFASGQGAAPFKTLADYENNLTRNREYAEILDRAIGLFRQGEKANIVQPKLVVRNMIEQFDNLINQGVEGSVFYAPVKKFPDTVPAADQARLRAAYAAQIRDVLIPAHKRMRDFLANEYLAHARDSVGLSAMPGGARLYSYLIEENTTLPLKAEDVHQLGLREVARIRAEMEVQKDKTGFKGTLADFFTFMRTDKKFQPTSAEQLREGYEAIGRRVDARVREQFSLIPKTPLEIRPVPAYKEKTEAGGSYNPGTPDGSRPGIFYYNTYDLPSRYMWEMETLYLHEAVPGHHFQISIAQENAALPAFMRFGGNTAYAEGWGLYAESLWHDLGMETDPWQRMGGLNDEMLRAMRLVVDTGIHAKGWTRDQSIQYMLDNSPMARTDATAEVERYIAIPGQALAYKIGQLTISRLKAGAKAALGDRFDPRAFHAQVLDTGALPMPVLEQKIDAWVKAGGK from the coding sequence ATGAGGATCACGCCCTTGCGTAACTTGCTTGCCGCCGCGCTTCTGGCCGGCGCCGCCTTTGCCGTTCCCGCCGCCGCCATCGCGCAGGCGGTCCCGCCGCCCGCGCCGCAGCCGGGCGACGGGCCGGAGGACGCCGCGCTCAAGCAGCTGTTCCACGACAGCGACGAGGCGAGCCTCCGGCGCAATCCGATCCAGGGCATCTTTCGTGGCGACCTGCGCTATGCCGCGCATCTCGGCAATTACCTGACCGACGCTTATTACGCCGCCGAGCAGAAGGCGTCGGAGGACGATCTCGCCGGGCTGAAGCGGATCGACCGGGCGAAGCTGACCCATGTCGACCAGATCGCCTATGACGTGTTCGAGAACCAGACCGAGATCGCGCTGCGCGGCTTCGCGCCGGACATCCTGACGCCGCAGAAGCTGCGGCCGCTCGATCACTTCTTCGGCTTCCAGACCTTCTATCCCGATTTCGCGTCCGGGCAGGGCGCCGCGCCGTTCAAGACGCTGGCCGATTACGAGAACAACCTGACGCGCAACCGCGAATATGCCGAGATCCTCGATCGCGCGATCGGGCTGTTCCGGCAGGGCGAGAAGGCGAACATCGTCCAGCCCAAGCTGGTCGTGCGCAACATGATCGAGCAGTTCGACAACCTCATCAATCAGGGCGTCGAGGGATCGGTGTTCTACGCGCCGGTGAAGAAATTCCCCGATACCGTCCCGGCCGCCGATCAGGCACGGCTGCGCGCGGCCTATGCGGCGCAGATCCGCGACGTGCTGATCCCGGCGCACAAGAGGATGCGCGATTTCCTCGCCAATGAATATCTCGCCCATGCGCGCGACAGCGTGGGGCTGTCGGCGATGCCGGGCGGGGCGAGGCTCTACAGCTATCTGATCGAGGAGAATACGACGCTGCCGCTGAAGGCGGAGGACGTCCATCAGCTCGGCCTCAGGGAGGTGGCGCGCATCCGCGCCGAGATGGAGGTGCAGAAGGACAAGACGGGCTTCAAGGGCACGCTGGCCGATTTCTTCACCTTCATGCGCACCGACAAGAAGTTCCAGCCGACCTCCGCCGAGCAGCTCCGCGAAGGCTATGAGGCGATCGGCCGGCGCGTCGATGCGCGGGTGCGCGAGCAATTCTCGCTGATCCCCAAGACCCCGCTCGAGATCCGCCCGGTGCCGGCGTACAAGGAAAAGACCGAGGCGGGCGGATCGTACAACCCCGGCACGCCGGACGGATCGCGGCCCGGCATCTTCTACTACAACACCTATGACCTGCCCTCGCGTTACATGTGGGAGATGGAGACGCTGTATCTGCACGAGGCGGTGCCGGGGCATCACTTCCAGATCAGCATCGCGCAGGAGAATGCGGCGTTGCCGGCGTTCATGCGCTTCGGCGGCAACACCGCCTATGCCGAGGGCTGGGGGCTGTATGCCGAGAGCCTGTGGCACGATCTGGGCATGGAGACCGATCCCTGGCAGCGGATGGGCGGCCTCAACGACGAGATGCTGCGCGCGATGCGGCTGGTGGTCGACACCGGCATCCATGCGAAGGGCTGGACCCGCGACCAGTCGATCCAGTACATGCTCGATAATTCCCCGATGGCGCGCACCGACGCCACCGCCGAGGTGGAGCGCTATATCGCCATTCCGGGCCAGGCGCTGGCATATAAGATCGGGCAGCTCACCATCTCGCGGCTGAAGGCGGGCGCGAAGGCGGCGCTCGGCGACCGGTTCGATCCGCGCGCCTTCCATGCACAGGTGCTCGATACCGGCGCGCTGCCGATGCCGGTGTTGGAGCAGAAGATCGACGCCTGGGTGAAGGCGGGGGGCAAGTAA